One part of the Methylobacterium mesophilicum SR1.6/6 genome encodes these proteins:
- the infB gene encoding translation initiation factor IF-2, which yields MSSAPRRPPPPVSRHPHRARLRPRPPRRRSPAAAAPRPAQRAASGVVLRTLSEQESAARAAALADAQRREAEARRKAEADAEARRREAESRRARARGRRGAPPARRRSARPPRPPLQPPPPEAAKTAEAPAPEAQAAPAPAAQPAPAAPSRPAAAPAPTRPAAAAPARPAEAARPAAAAARPAAAPAAAAPRPPLTPRPSTGEPRKTITADTRKPRDLNFMARPAAPPEPEKSATPATAARPAGAAATARPAGRGAQTNDDESETKRVIRRPGMPLKIITPPKTPKSPGGDRNRGRLTIANATSGEEERTRSVASFRRRQQRMSGRGQVEQKEKLSREVTIPETITIQELANRMSERAVDVIRLLMKQGQIHKITDVIDSDTAQLIAEELGHTVRRVAESDVEEGLSSDEPDLEEDLDPRPPVVTIMGHVDHGKTSLLDAIRKANVVEGEAGGITQHIGAYQVAAPSGDMITFIDTPGHAAFTSMRARGAKVTDIVVIVVAADDGVMPQTIEAIQHAKAAGVPMIIAVNKIDKPDAKPERVRTELLQHDIQVESMGGETLEFEVSAKTGAGLAELLDGIQIQAEIMNLRANEKRDGEGTVIEAQLDRGRGPVATVLVQRGTLFTGDIVVAGAEWGRVRALIDDLGENVQYAGPSVPVEVLGFNGTPDAGDRVIVVPNEARAREVTEYRARQKRERQNARTGGANRSLVDMMRDLKEGAGRKELPVVIKGDVQGSVEAISGALEKLGNDEVAARILLSGVGGITESDITLAQASKAVVIGFNVRAHKEAREAAERAGIEIRYYNIIYDLVDDIKATLSGMLPPTLREERLGEATIQEVFEVSKVGKVAGCRVTDGIVERGAHVRLIRDSVVIHEGKLKTLKRFKDDAKEVTSGQECGMAFENFENMRAGDTIECYRVEEIRRTL from the coding sequence GTGTCATCGGCGCCGCGCCGGCCGCCCCCGCCCGTGAGCCGGCACCCGCACCGCGCCCGGCTCCGGCCGCGCCCGCCGCGGCGGCGCTCGCCCGCCGCGGCGGCGCCACGCCCGGCCCAGCGGGCCGCCTCGGGCGTGGTCCTGCGGACGCTGAGCGAGCAGGAGAGCGCTGCCCGCGCCGCCGCCCTCGCCGACGCGCAGCGCCGGGAGGCCGAGGCCCGCCGCAAGGCCGAGGCCGACGCCGAGGCGCGCCGTCGGGAGGCCGAGAGCAGGCGCGCGCGAGCGCGAGGCCGCCGAGGCGCGCCGCCCGCGAGGAGGAGGAGCGCAAGGCCGCCGCGGCCGCCGCTGCAGCCGCCGCCGCCCGAGGCCGCGAAGACGGCCGAAGCTCCGGCCCCCGAGGCGCAGGCTGCTCCGGCGCCGGCCGCCCAGCCCGCCCCCGCCGCTCCGTCCCGTCCGGCCGCCGCGCCGGCGCCCACCCGCCCGGCGGCCGCTGCGCCCGCGCGGCCGGCCGAAGCTGCTCGCCCGGCTGCCGCCGCTGCCCGCCCTGCGGCCGCGCCGGCCGCTGCCGCGCCGCGCCCGCCGCTGACGCCGCGTCCTTCGACGGGCGAGCCGCGCAAGACCATCACCGCGGACACGCGCAAGCCCCGCGACCTCAACTTCATGGCCCGCCCGGCCGCGCCGCCGGAGCCGGAGAAGAGCGCGACGCCGGCCACCGCCGCCCGTCCCGCCGGGGCGGCCGCGACGGCGCGTCCCGCGGGCCGCGGCGCCCAGACCAACGACGACGAGTCGGAGACGAAGCGGGTGATCCGCCGTCCCGGCATGCCGCTCAAGATCATCACGCCGCCCAAGACGCCGAAGTCGCCCGGCGGCGACCGCAACCGCGGCCGTCTGACCATCGCCAACGCGACCTCCGGCGAGGAGGAGCGCACGCGCTCCGTGGCGTCGTTCCGCCGCCGCCAGCAGCGGATGAGCGGCCGCGGCCAGGTGGAGCAGAAGGAGAAGCTGTCCCGCGAGGTGACGATTCCCGAGACGATCACCATCCAGGAACTCGCCAACCGCATGTCGGAGCGGGCCGTGGACGTGATCCGTCTGCTGATGAAGCAGGGCCAGATCCACAAGATCACCGACGTGATCGACTCGGACACCGCCCAGCTCATCGCCGAGGAACTCGGCCACACGGTCCGCCGCGTCGCCGAATCCGATGTCGAGGAGGGTCTCTCCTCCGACGAGCCGGATCTGGAGGAGGATCTCGATCCCCGTCCGCCCGTGGTCACCATCATGGGCCACGTCGACCACGGCAAGACGTCGCTGCTCGACGCGATCCGCAAGGCGAACGTGGTCGAGGGCGAGGCCGGCGGCATCACCCAGCACATCGGCGCCTATCAGGTCGCGGCCCCGTCCGGCGACATGATCACCTTCATCGACACGCCCGGCCACGCGGCGTTCACGTCGATGCGTGCCCGCGGCGCCAAGGTCACCGACATCGTGGTGATCGTGGTGGCGGCCGATGACGGCGTCATGCCCCAGACCATCGAGGCCATCCAGCATGCCAAGGCGGCTGGTGTCCCGATGATCATCGCGGTCAACAAGATCGACAAGCCGGATGCCAAGCCCGAGCGGGTCCGTACGGAACTGCTGCAGCACGACATTCAGGTCGAGTCGATGGGCGGCGAGACCCTGGAGTTCGAAGTCTCGGCCAAGACCGGCGCCGGCCTCGCGGAGCTGCTGGACGGCATCCAGATCCAGGCCGAGATCATGAACCTGCGCGCCAACGAGAAGCGCGACGGTGAGGGCACGGTGATCGAGGCCCAGCTCGACCGCGGCCGCGGTCCCGTGGCCACGGTCCTTGTCCAGCGCGGCACCCTGTTCACCGGCGACATCGTCGTGGCGGGCGCGGAGTGGGGCCGCGTGCGCGCCCTGATCGACGATCTCGGCGAGAACGTGCAGTACGCGGGTCCTTCGGTCCCCGTGGAGGTGCTGGGCTTCAACGGCACGCCGGATGCCGGCGACCGCGTCATCGTGGTGCCCAACGAGGCCCGCGCCCGCGAGGTCACCGAATACCGCGCCCGCCAGAAGCGCGAGCGTCAGAACGCCCGCACCGGCGGCGCCAACCGCTCGCTGGTCGACATGATGCGCGACCTTAAGGAGGGCGCCGGCCGCAAGGAGCTGCCGGTCGTCATCAAGGGCGACGTGCAGGGCTCGGTCGAGGCGATCTCGGGCGCCTTGGAGAAGCTCGGCAACGACGAGGTCGCGGCCCGCATCCTCCTGTCGGGCGTCGGCGGCATCACCGAATCGGACATCACCCTGGCGCAGGCCTCGAAGGCGGTGGTCATCGGCTTCAACGTGCGCGCCCACAAGGAGGCCCGCGAGGCCGCCGAGCGGGCCGGCATCGAGATCCGGTACTACAACATCATCTACGACCTCGTGGACGACATCAAAGCCACGCTGTCGGGCATGCTGCCGCCGACCCTGCGGGAGGAGCGCCTCGGCGAGGCAACCATCCAGGAAGTCTTCGAGGTCTCGAAGGTCGGAAAGGTCGCCGGCTGCCGGGTCACCGACGGCATCGTGGAGCGCGGCGCCCATGTCCGCCTGATCCGCGACAGCGTGGTGATCCACGAGGGCAAGCTGAAGACGCTCAAGCGCTTCAAGGACGACGCGAAGGAAGTCACCTCCGGACAGGAGTGCGGCATGGCCTTCGAGAACTTCGAGAACATGCGCGCGGGCGACACGATCGAGTGCTACCGGGTCGAGGAGATCCGCCGCACGCTCTGA
- the rbfA gene encoding 30S ribosome-binding factor RbfA codes for MAQKPTSTGPSQRQQRVAELIRHALAEVLQRGDIQDPVLGTHVVTVPEVRMSPDLKLATAYVMPLGGLDEAPVIAALERHRKVLRQEVARRVNLKFAPELRFRRDETFDEAARIDRLLRDERVQRDLDHGRDADEPETGSGH; via the coding sequence ATGGCCCAGAAACCGACATCCACCGGCCCCTCGCAGCGTCAGCAGCGCGTGGCCGAACTCATCCGTCACGCCCTGGCCGAGGTGCTGCAGCGCGGCGACATTCAGGATCCTGTGCTCGGCACGCATGTCGTGACCGTTCCGGAGGTGCGGATGTCGCCGGACCTGAAGCTCGCCACCGCCTACGTGATGCCCCTCGGCGGCCTCGACGAGGCGCCGGTGATCGCCGCCCTGGAGCGCCACCGGAAGGTGCTGCGCCAGGAGGTGGCGCGGCGGGTGAACCTGAAATTCGCGCCGGAGCTGCGATTCCGGCGCGATGAGACCTTCGACGAGGCGGCGCGGATCGACCGTCTGCTGCGCGACGAGCGCGTGCAGCGGGATCTCGATCACGGCCGGGACGCGGACGAACCGGAGACCGGATCGGGGCATTGA
- the truB gene encoding tRNA pseudouridine(55) synthase TruB, whose translation MTVSIDDHSHGERPPAVPSAERRGPEGRRPQRGPRPDRPKRRDVSGWVILDKHVGMTSTHAVAVVKRAFNAKKAGHAGTLDPLASGILPIALGEATKTVPFVMDGRKAYRFTVQWGVETDTDDAEGRAVATSDARPDRAAVEAALPAFVGAIEQVPPRYSAIKIQGERAYDLAREGETVELVARPVQIDRLAVMEHDGERTVIEAECGKGTYVRALARDLGRMLGCYGHVAALRRTRVGPFSEAEACPVSALTEGSPEAAMTYLRPVETALDAIPEVAVSRDLGLRLMRGQPVILRGRDAPVEGKAFATCAGILVAVGDVERGELVPHRVFHLGGTAPNRGA comes from the coding sequence ATGACGGTTTCCATCGACGATCATTCGCACGGCGAGCGTCCTCCCGCGGTTCCGAGCGCCGAGCGTCGGGGCCCGGAGGGCCGCCGCCCGCAGCGCGGCCCGCGCCCGGACCGGCCCAAGCGCCGCGACGTCTCGGGCTGGGTGATCCTCGACAAGCATGTCGGCATGACCTCGACCCACGCTGTCGCCGTGGTGAAGCGCGCCTTCAACGCCAAGAAGGCCGGGCATGCCGGCACCCTCGATCCCCTCGCGTCCGGCATCCTGCCGATCGCGCTCGGTGAGGCGACCAAGACCGTCCCCTTCGTCATGGACGGCCGCAAGGCCTACCGCTTCACCGTTCAGTGGGGCGTCGAGACCGATACCGACGATGCCGAGGGGCGCGCCGTCGCCACCAGCGATGCCCGCCCGGACCGCGCGGCGGTCGAGGCGGCGCTGCCGGCCTTCGTCGGGGCGATCGAGCAGGTGCCGCCGCGCTACTCCGCCATCAAGATCCAGGGCGAACGCGCCTACGACCTCGCCCGCGAGGGCGAGACCGTGGAGCTGGTCGCGCGGCCGGTGCAGATCGACCGACTCGCGGTGATGGAGCATGACGGCGAGCGCACCGTGATCGAGGCCGAGTGCGGCAAGGGCACCTACGTCCGCGCGCTCGCCCGCGACCTCGGCCGTATGCTCGGCTGCTACGGCCATGTCGCGGCCCTGCGTCGGACCCGTGTCGGTCCCTTCTCGGAGGCCGAGGCCTGTCCGGTCAGCGCCCTCACGGAAGGCAGCCCCGAGGCCGCGATGACCTACCTGCGCCCGGTGGAGACGGCCCTTGACGCGATCCCGGAAGTCGCCGTTTCCCGCGATCTGGGCCTGCGCCTGATGCGCGGGCAGCCGGTCATCCTGCGGGGCCGCGACGCGCCTGTGGAGGGCAAGGCTTTCGCGACCTGCGCGGGCATCCTGGTGGCCGTCGGCGACGTGGAACGCGGCGAATTGGTGCCCCACCGTGTGTTCCATCTCGGCGGGACCGCTCCGAACCGCGGGGCGTGA
- a CDS encoding dihydrolipoyl dehydrogenase — MRELDYDVAVIGAGTAGIAAYRAAAAAGARAVLIERGPGGTTCARVGCMPSKLLIAAGSAAHAARNTALFGIRVSDVVVDGPAVLKRLRAERDRFVGSVFEGLDELPDESRIAGSARFQDTRTLIIDDHTRVRFRAAVIATGSSPVVPEPLRALDDRLLTTDTLFEIPDLPDSLAVLGAGAVGIEIAQAMARLGVAVTVIDSGETVAGLSEPALARQAAEIFGAEFDLQLGAKVQAAAPDGDGVRLDWTDRAGRAQVTRASRVLAAAGRSPNLAGLGLEAAGLRPGKGGVPDFDRCSLVCAGGQNLIAGDADAWRPVLHEASRQGEIAGANAAALAAGRPVASPDPWPSFAMVFTHPQAAVIGAPYDPDAADRVVGTMDFSDQGRARVEGLNQGGIRIWADRGGRLLGGEMLGPAVEHLAHLLIYVVAQGLSVPSLEAWPTYHPTMEEGLMSALSDVQRKI; from the coding sequence ATGCGCGAACTCGACTACGATGTGGCGGTGATCGGCGCCGGCACGGCCGGTATCGCGGCATACCGTGCGGCCGCCGCGGCCGGCGCGCGGGCCGTGCTGATCGAGCGCGGCCCCGGCGGTACTACCTGCGCGCGGGTGGGCTGCATGCCGTCCAAGCTGCTGATCGCCGCCGGCTCGGCGGCCCACGCGGCGCGCAACACCGCGCTGTTCGGAATCCGGGTGTCGGACGTCGTGGTGGATGGCCCGGCCGTCCTGAAGCGCCTGCGCGCCGAGCGCGACCGGTTCGTCGGGAGCGTGTTCGAGGGCCTGGACGAACTCCCTGACGAGAGTCGGATCGCCGGAAGCGCCCGCTTCCAGGACACGCGGACGCTCATCATTGACGATCACACGCGCGTCCGCTTCCGGGCCGCCGTCATCGCCACGGGGTCGAGCCCGGTCGTGCCGGAGCCGCTGCGCGCGCTCGACGATCGTCTCCTGACCACCGACACCCTGTTCGAGATCCCCGATCTGCCGGACTCGCTCGCGGTCCTCGGCGCCGGAGCGGTCGGTATCGAGATCGCGCAGGCCATGGCGCGGCTCGGCGTCGCCGTTACGGTGATCGATTCGGGCGAGACCGTTGCCGGTCTGTCCGAGCCCGCCCTTGCGCGCCAGGCGGCCGAGATCTTCGGCGCCGAGTTCGACCTCCAGCTCGGTGCTAAGGTTCAGGCTGCGGCCCCGGACGGTGACGGTGTGCGCCTCGATTGGACGGATCGCGCAGGGCGCGCACAGGTGACGCGCGCATCGCGCGTCCTCGCTGCGGCCGGCCGGTCCCCCAATCTCGCGGGCCTCGGACTCGAGGCGGCCGGCCTGCGCCCCGGAAAGGGCGGCGTGCCGGATTTCGATCGGTGCAGTCTGGTCTGCGCGGGCGGGCAGAACCTGATCGCCGGTGACGCGGACGCGTGGCGGCCGGTGCTGCACGAAGCGAGCCGGCAGGGGGAGATCGCTGGGGCCAACGCGGCGGCCCTCGCGGCAGGGCGACCGGTCGCAAGTCCCGATCCTTGGCCGAGCTTCGCCATGGTCTTCACCCATCCGCAGGCCGCCGTGATCGGCGCGCCCTACGACCCGGATGCCGCGGACCGCGTGGTCGGAACGATGGACTTCTCAGACCAGGGGCGAGCCCGGGTCGAGGGGCTGAACCAGGGCGGCATCCGCATCTGGGCCGATCGCGGCGGCCGGTTGCTGGGCGGCGAAATGCTCGGACCGGCCGTGGAGCATCTTGCGCATTTGTTGATTTATGTTGTTGCCCAGGGCTTGTCGGTTCCGAGCCTGGAAGCGTGGCCGACTTATCATCCGACAATGGAAGAGGGGCTTATGAGCGCCCTGTCGGACGTCCAGCGAAAGATTTGA
- a CDS encoding histidine kinase dimerization/phosphoacceptor domain -containing protein: MPPSQTPDSGIDLDALALDELDRLDQGVIGLDPAGSVVVFSEGASSISGLSREAVLGRDYFRDVMPGTNVPGFRGRFLAGARRGGLDESFDYVFGRLPQPLRARVRMRHGQVAGTQPVTWLTIDPLESLGAGLSREAVMAAIGRRVRAEPVDASLCEREPIHIPGSIQPNAVMLAADAATLHVQAYSANVSEIVDPVEPPLAGRPLADVLPADFVAAIRVRLGGGTLEDGRSLRRRITFLGSGATYHAVAHAHAGRLIVELELEPDSDDDFATASQVDTELAVGRLREAGSLADAARIAALEIRALTGFEAVLVYRFDTDWNGEAVAEDKAPDWSRSLLGLRFPASDIPAQARALYTKAKSRFVIDRDSVPVGLVAAPGGGNAPIDLTFAQHRTLSPIHLEYQRNLGVNGSMSISIMVEGRLWGLMIGHHRRPHYVTPETRSAATVLTDAFAMRVQEIESRRLWDERQAHLDVEGRLVRGLTRSDDFVAALTTGATTLLDLFSATGAGIVSGGRVTLIGRTPPAKAVTAIAAWLRDRVPASEGGYSSNTFSAEYPKAALHREIASGLLAAFVDESRENLLLWFRPEVPSTVTWGGDPRKPVLAGSGPVAVLPRRSFERWIEERTGFASPWADWQIQLAGSLAEAVEGVVLRQRRKIDELTSLLAEKERLLEQKDLLTREIDHRVKNSLQIVSAFLQMQRRQIADGDARQAFADTSARVMSVARVHDSLYQAERVDEVDLGQTIESLCNDLAGLAGDGHAVDLTAEPGLMVPYRKAVALSLIATELVTNAFKYAANPAGGGRVEVSVSASGPGEVQLRVCDDGGGLPDDWADAKARGKGSGLGMKLIRAMLDQINAKLDVANNPGACFTITA; this comes from the coding sequence ATGCCGCCGAGCCAGACCCCAGATAGCGGCATCGACCTTGATGCGCTCGCCCTCGACGAACTCGACCGCTTGGATCAGGGCGTGATCGGCCTGGATCCGGCCGGCAGCGTCGTGGTTTTCAGCGAAGGTGCCAGTTCGATCTCGGGTCTGTCGCGCGAGGCGGTGCTCGGGCGCGATTACTTCCGCGACGTGATGCCGGGCACGAACGTGCCGGGCTTCCGCGGCCGTTTCCTGGCGGGTGCTCGCCGGGGGGGCCTGGACGAAAGCTTCGATTACGTCTTCGGCCGGCTTCCGCAGCCTCTGCGTGCCCGGGTCCGCATGCGCCATGGTCAGGTCGCGGGCACACAGCCGGTCACGTGGCTGACGATCGACCCGCTTGAGAGCCTCGGGGCTGGCCTGTCGCGCGAGGCCGTGATGGCGGCGATCGGGCGGCGTGTCCGCGCCGAGCCGGTGGATGCCAGCCTCTGCGAGCGCGAGCCGATCCACATTCCGGGCTCGATCCAGCCCAACGCCGTGATGCTGGCCGCCGATGCCGCGACCCTTCACGTGCAGGCTTATTCGGCCAACGTCTCCGAGATCGTCGATCCGGTCGAGCCGCCGCTGGCTGGGCGGCCCCTGGCCGACGTGCTGCCGGCCGATTTCGTCGCGGCGATCCGGGTCCGGCTCGGAGGCGGGACCCTGGAAGACGGCCGCTCGCTCCGGCGCCGGATCACGTTTCTGGGCTCCGGCGCGACCTACCACGCCGTCGCCCACGCCCATGCTGGGCGCCTGATCGTCGAGCTGGAACTTGAACCGGATTCCGACGACGATTTCGCGACCGCGAGTCAGGTTGATACCGAACTCGCCGTCGGGCGCCTGCGCGAGGCCGGGAGCTTGGCGGACGCCGCCCGGATCGCGGCCCTGGAGATCCGGGCGCTCACCGGGTTCGAGGCGGTCTTGGTCTACCGCTTCGACACCGACTGGAACGGCGAGGCGGTGGCCGAGGATAAGGCGCCCGACTGGTCGCGCAGTCTCCTCGGTCTGCGCTTTCCCGCCTCCGACATCCCCGCCCAGGCCCGCGCCCTCTATACGAAGGCCAAGAGCCGCTTCGTGATCGACCGCGACAGCGTGCCGGTCGGCTTGGTGGCCGCCCCGGGGGGCGGCAACGCCCCCATCGACCTGACCTTCGCGCAGCACCGGACGCTCTCGCCGATCCACCTGGAGTATCAGCGCAACCTCGGCGTGAACGGCTCGATGTCGATCTCGATCATGGTCGAGGGCCGGCTCTGGGGCCTGATGATCGGACATCATCGCCGCCCGCACTATGTCACGCCGGAGACCCGCTCCGCCGCGACGGTCCTGACCGACGCCTTCGCCATGCGGGTGCAGGAGATCGAGTCGCGCCGTCTCTGGGACGAGCGGCAGGCCCATCTCGACGTCGAGGGTCGGCTGGTCCGCGGGCTGACCCGCTCCGACGACTTCGTGGCCGCCTTGACCACCGGAGCGACCACGCTCCTCGACCTGTTCAGCGCCACCGGGGCCGGCATCGTCTCGGGCGGGCGGGTCACGCTGATCGGCCGGACGCCGCCGGCCAAGGCGGTGACGGCGATCGCGGCTTGGCTGCGGGATCGCGTGCCGGCGAGCGAGGGCGGCTACAGCAGCAACACCTTCTCCGCCGAGTATCCGAAAGCTGCTCTCCACCGGGAGATCGCCAGCGGCCTGCTCGCCGCTTTCGTGGACGAGTCGCGCGAGAACCTGCTGCTCTGGTTCCGTCCCGAAGTCCCCAGCACGGTCACCTGGGGCGGCGATCCGCGCAAGCCGGTGCTGGCGGGCAGTGGCCCAGTGGCGGTCCTCCCGCGGCGGTCCTTCGAGCGCTGGATCGAGGAGCGCACCGGCTTCGCCAGCCCGTGGGCCGATTGGCAGATCCAGCTTGCCGGCTCCCTGGCGGAGGCCGTGGAGGGCGTCGTGCTGCGGCAGCGCCGCAAGATCGACGAACTGACCAGCCTGCTCGCCGAGAAGGAGCGGCTCCTCGAACAGAAGGACCTGCTGACCCGGGAAATCGACCACCGGGTCAAGAATTCCCTCCAGATCGTTTCGGCTTTCCTGCAGATGCAGCGCCGCCAGATCGCAGACGGCGACGCGCGGCAGGCCTTCGCCGACACCTCCGCGCGGGTGATGAGCGTCGCGCGCGTGCATGACAGCTTGTACCAGGCCGAGCGGGTCGACGAGGTCGATCTCGGCCAGACCATCGAGAGCCTGTGCAACGACCTCGCCGGCTTGGCGGGCGACGGCCATGCCGTCGACCTCACCGCCGAGCCGGGGCTGATGGTGCCCTACCGCAAGGCGGTGGCCCTCTCGCTGATCGCCACGGAACTTGTCACCAACGCCTTCAAGTACGCGGCGAACCCGGCCGGCGGCGGCCGGGTCGAGGTCAGCGTCTCGGCCTCCGGCCCCGGCGAGGTGCAGCTCCGCGTCTGCGACGACGGCGGTGGCCTGCCCGACGACTGGGCCGACGCCAAGGCCCGCGGCAAGGGATCGGGTCTCGGCATGAAGCTCATCCGGGCAATGTTGGACCAGATCAACGCCAAGCTCGACGTCGCCAACAATCCCGGCGCCTGCTTCACGATCACCGCGTGA
- a CDS encoding biliverdin-producing heme oxygenase: MERANLHARLRAATAPAHQALEDDLDWRARVATLSGYRDLLARLYGFHAVWEATIGLGLADEAFLAPRRRLTRLAADLDHLGLAPGAVAALPRPAPHVLADPAAATGALYVLEGSTLGGQLIGRHIAGLHGFSNDGLAYYRAHGAAAGAMWTAFRSRLERFADDPEAEASLTGAAVTTFAAMRGWLCPAPTA; encoded by the coding sequence ATGGAGCGCGCCAACCTGCATGCCCGCCTGCGCGCGGCGACCGCGCCGGCCCACCAAGCCCTTGAGGACGACCTCGACTGGCGAGCGCGGGTGGCGACGCTGTCCGGCTACCGCGACCTGCTGGCGCGGCTCTACGGCTTCCACGCCGTGTGGGAAGCGACCATCGGGCTAGGGCTCGCCGACGAGGCGTTCCTCGCGCCGCGCCGCCGCCTCACCCGTCTGGCCGCCGACCTCGACCATCTCGGTCTGGCGCCGGGCGCGGTCGCGGCGCTCCCGCGGCCGGCGCCTCATGTCCTGGCCGATCCCGCCGCGGCGACCGGCGCGCTCTACGTGCTGGAAGGCTCGACGCTGGGCGGCCAGCTGATCGGCCGGCACATAGCCGGGCTGCACGGATTCTCGAACGACGGGCTCGCCTATTACCGGGCCCACGGTGCCGCGGCCGGCGCGATGTGGACCGCCTTCCGCTCGCGCCTCGAACGCTTCGCGGATGATCCCGAGGCGGAGGCCTCCCTCACCGGAGCGGCCGTGACTACGTTCGCGGCCATGCGCGGATGGCTCTGCCCGGCGCCGACCGCCTGA
- a CDS encoding LysR family transcriptional regulator, with the protein MINPAHLDLFRAVIRHGGMTRAAAALKIGQPQISRAVAQLEAELGFPLFVRGHGSAVPTLEGEAFAHEVAQTFAGLDHLQQAARRIRDRGTGSLRVACQPSLASRLLPRAIRGLDAECPGLRIAVHVPSPDTIWSWTASGQCDLGLARPRSGYTGVTAEPYLTTMAVCALPRRHTLADRRVVTAADLAGVPLISAGSSAVQAATEAAGVVPHFALMAEYTAARCGLVAEGLGGAIVDPVPARELTGLPIVLRPFRPGIPIETLLLRPAGRPPSRLAERLIAHLMLARDGLR; encoded by the coding sequence ATGATCAATCCGGCGCATCTGGACCTGTTTCGCGCGGTGATACGGCACGGCGGCATGACCCGGGCGGCCGCAGCTCTGAAGATCGGCCAGCCCCAAATCAGCCGCGCCGTCGCGCAGTTGGAGGCGGAACTCGGCTTCCCGCTCTTCGTCCGCGGCCACGGCAGCGCGGTACCGACGCTGGAGGGCGAGGCTTTCGCCCACGAGGTCGCGCAGACCTTCGCGGGGCTCGACCACCTGCAGCAGGCCGCGCGCCGCATCCGGGATCGCGGGACGGGCTCGCTGCGCGTGGCCTGCCAGCCGTCCCTAGCGTCCCGGCTCTTGCCGAGGGCGATCCGCGGCCTCGATGCCGAGTGCCCGGGCCTGCGCATCGCGGTCCATGTGCCGAGCCCGGACACGATCTGGTCCTGGACGGCGTCCGGTCAGTGCGACCTCGGCCTCGCGCGGCCGCGATCCGGCTATACCGGGGTGACGGCCGAGCCGTACCTCACGACGATGGCCGTCTGCGCGCTGCCGCGGCGGCACACCCTCGCCGACAGGCGCGTCGTGACCGCAGCGGATCTGGCCGGCGTGCCGCTGATCTCAGCCGGATCGAGCGCAGTCCAGGCGGCGACGGAGGCCGCCGGAGTGGTTCCGCACTTTGCCCTGATGGCCGAATACACGGCCGCACGCTGCGGCTTGGTCGCCGAGGGTCTCGGCGGCGCCATCGTCGATCCCGTCCCCGCCCGGGAGTTGACCGGCCTGCCGATCGTCCTGCGGCCGTTCCGGCCCGGGATCCCGATCGAGACCCTGCTGCTGCGCCCCGCCGGACGGCCGCCCAGCCGCCTCGCAGAACGCTTGATCGCCCATCTGATGCTGGCGCGGGACGGGCTGCGGTGA
- a CDS encoding DMT family transporter codes for MLAFAVSALLAILAGAGLVLQQILNANLRAELDSASWAGFSSYFVGLTCMALLAVALRDPVPATSLAARVPWWTWSGGLFGALFIGLAILLVPKLGAATFFALLVTGQMLASVVFDQVGLLGLAQRPIDLPRLIGIVLLVGGVVLIRR; via the coding sequence ATGCTCGCCTTCGCGGTCTCCGCGCTCCTCGCCATCCTGGCGGGCGCCGGGCTCGTCCTGCAGCAGATCCTGAACGCCAATCTGCGGGCAGAGCTGGACTCCGCCTCCTGGGCCGGGTTCTCGAGCTATTTCGTCGGCCTGACCTGCATGGCGCTCCTGGCCGTGGCCCTGCGCGACCCCGTGCCGGCAACGAGCCTGGCGGCGCGGGTTCCGTGGTGGACCTGGAGCGGCGGCCTGTTCGGCGCACTCTTCATCGGGCTCGCCATCCTGCTCGTCCCGAAGCTCGGCGCCGCGACCTTCTTCGCCCTGCTGGTGACAGGTCAGATGCTCGCGTCGGTCGTCTTCGATCAGGTCGGGCTTCTGGGCCTCGCGCAGCGGCCGATCGACCTGCCACGGCTTATCGGGATCGTGCTGCTGGTGGGTGGGGTTGTGCTGATCCGGCGGTAG
- the gmk gene encoding guanylate kinase yields the protein MTEPAGSVSDPIARRGLILILSSPSGAGKTTLTRAIAQDPAWALDLSISVTTRARRPSEIDGRHYHFIEREAFDDLRSRDDLLEWAEVHGNFYGTPRRPVEKVLGAGRDMIFDIDYQGTRQVRSKLAQDVVTVFILPPSMAELRQRLERRAEDSAETIEKRLSNARTEIQRWVEYDYVLVNDDLQNAFRSLQGILAAERLKRARRTGLAGFVEGLLAETP from the coding sequence ATGACCGAGCCGGCCGGGAGCGTCTCCGACCCCATCGCGCGGCGCGGGTTGATCCTGATCCTGTCCTCGCCCTCCGGGGCGGGCAAGACCACCCTGACGCGGGCGATCGCGCAGGATCCCGCCTGGGCGCTCGACCTGTCGATCTCCGTGACCACCCGGGCCCGGCGGCCCTCCGAGATCGACGGGCGGCACTACCACTTCATCGAGCGCGAGGCCTTCGATGACCTGCGCAGCCGCGACGACCTGCTCGAATGGGCCGAGGTCCACGGCAATTTCTACGGGACACCCCGCCGGCCGGTGGAGAAGGTGCTCGGGGCCGGCCGGGACATGATCTTCGACATCGACTACCAGGGGACCAGGCAGGTGCGCTCCAAGCTCGCCCAGGATGTCGTGACCGTCTTCATCCTGCCCCCCAGCATGGCCGAGCTGCGCCAGCGCCTGGAGCGCCGGGCAGAGGACTCGGCCGAGACGATCGAGAAGCGCCTCTCCAACGCGCGGACGGAGATCCAGCGCTGGGTCGAGTACGATTACGTCCTCGTCAACGACGACCTGCAGAACGCCTTCCGCTCACTCCAGGGCATCCTGGCGGCCGAGCGGCTGAAGCGGGCGCGCCGGACCGGCCTCGCCGGGTTCGTCGAAGGGCTGCTAGCCGAGACGCCGTAG